One region of Vigna angularis cultivar LongXiaoDou No.4 chromosome 10, ASM1680809v1, whole genome shotgun sequence genomic DNA includes:
- the LOC108334845 gene encoding uncharacterized protein LOC108334845, translated as MDVQISKQFVPPQFKIYDGTTDPEAHNKTFSNAMAFRTGNDAIWCRAFSLSLEGEVLEWFNSLPPNSIENFAGLQHLFNRQFASSSTHDLTVFELVTLKQRKEETLRAFMDRYQKIVRRVKGLSSELSLYYILPAIKPELFKDNICRRAPKTMEEIRERAGDEIRVEEMKLSYKKQKQENKGERTDGGKSGGQVGKPGGFRQREPPRGPQFQQYTPLNAPRRRFSEKR; from the coding sequence ATGGACGTCCAAATATCGAAACAGTTTGTCCCACCTCAGTTCAAAATATACGACGGAACTACGGACCCGGAGGCCCACAACAAAACCTTTTCGAACGCAATGGCGTTCCGAACGGGCAATGACGCCATTTGGTGTCGAGCATTCTCATTATCTTTGGAGGGGGAAGTGCTTGAATGGTTTAACTCACTCCCTCCCAATTCCATTGAGAACTTTGCCGGCTTGCAACATTTGTTCAACCGGCAGTTTGCCAGCAGCAGTACTCATGACCTGACGGTCTTCGAGTTGGTCACCCTGAagcaaagaaaggaagaaacaCTAAGAGCGTTCATGGATCGCTATCAGAAAATCGTCCGACGAGTGAAGGGCTTAAGCTCGGAACTGTCCCTATATTACATCCTTCCCGCCATCAAACCTGAACTGTTTAAAGACAACATCTGTCGACGGGCGCCCAAGACCATGGAAGAGATACGGGAAAGGGCGGGTGATGAAATAAGGGTGGAGGAAATGAAGCTATCCTATAAGAAGCAGAAGCAGGAAAACAAGGGAGAGAGGACAGACGGAGGAAAGTCGGGTGGTCAGGTTGGGAAGCCTGGGGGGTTCAGACAGAGAGAACCGCCCCGGGGCCCCCAATTCCAGCAGTACACCCCATTGAACGCCCCCAGGAGAAGATTTTCCGAGAAGCGTTAA